In a genomic window of Nodosilinea sp. PGN35:
- a CDS encoding Npun_R2821/Npun_R2822 family protein, giving the protein MTSRGIYITANDKVLDHAIACLNSIRAHDPSIPVMLIPYNDDYHQVAAVLGRDYGVEVYPDLEFIQRLSENLHAIFGEGFFARPNQFRKQACWFGPFDRFLYIDTDVVVFSAIANVLDALDDHDFISYDYQHRGGIRNVFAPAIVEQGVFTAAELEDMFNCGFWGSKKGLVSEQDLYDTFAECAAHPDYFDFSEKTSDQPIINYLILKRMARRFNLVRQPGGGPGNWAGSPHFVQEGMTLSDPNVNKPLDYLHWAGYRIQPGCPYWDIWAHYRYLRDPDSRPADVPVLAPSPVDSLSRKASKLLSRLGK; this is encoded by the coding sequence ATGACCTCGCGCGGCATATACATCACAGCCAACGACAAGGTGCTCGACCACGCGATCGCCTGCCTCAACAGCATTCGCGCCCACGACCCCAGCATTCCGGTCATGCTGATTCCCTACAACGACGACTACCACCAGGTGGCGGCGGTGCTGGGCCGCGACTACGGTGTCGAGGTCTACCCCGACCTGGAGTTCATCCAGCGGCTGTCAGAAAATCTGCACGCCATCTTTGGCGAAGGGTTCTTTGCGCGGCCCAACCAGTTTCGCAAGCAGGCCTGCTGGTTTGGCCCTTTCGATCGCTTCCTCTACATCGACACCGATGTGGTGGTGTTTAGCGCGATCGCCAACGTGCTCGACGCCCTCGACGACCACGACTTCATCAGCTACGACTACCAGCACCGGGGCGGCATTCGCAACGTGTTTGCCCCCGCCATCGTCGAGCAGGGAGTTTTCACTGCCGCCGAGCTAGAGGATATGTTTAACTGCGGCTTTTGGGGCTCTAAAAAAGGACTGGTCAGCGAGCAAGACCTCTACGACACCTTTGCTGAGTGCGCCGCCCACCCCGACTACTTCGACTTCTCTGAGAAAACCTCTGACCAGCCGATCATCAACTACCTGATTCTCAAGCGCATGGCGCGGCGGTTTAACCTGGTGCGCCAGCCCGGCGGCGGCCCCGGCAACTGGGCGGGTAGCCCCCACTTTGTGCAGGAGGGCATGACCTTGAGCGACCCTAACGTCAACAAGCCCCTCGACTACCTGCACTGGGCGGGCTACCGTATCCAGCCGGGCTGCCCCTACTGGGATATTTGGGCCCACTACCGCTACCTGCGCGACCCCGACAGCCGCCCGGCGGATGTGCCAGTTTTGGCCCCTTCCCCTGTGGACAGCTTGAGCCGCAAGGCCAGCAAACTGCTGAGCCGGTTGGGCAAATAG
- a CDS encoding Npun_R2821/Npun_R2822 family protein translates to MDGICTLGNDRVYDQIVALLNSIEVFAPGMPVCIYPYDERVERLRELVRSRPRLTLYDDTASIQRWDAWVEQIWATHPTARQQWDAIGSKGVHRMGTHRRFCAFDGPFDRFVYMDADTLLLSDPAPVFKALDQYDWVTYDFQHKDLSHVYDTNSGWMERLFSAEQVQRQAFCSGFYASRRGLFDPDHGKEILNWLQSGEAAVLYPMAPDQTILNYLVMRRGVNSCNLALTLPTAERTGNSVTSSHFTVEHHRVYDKGVPLLYLHYIGLSSKLFARLCNGENVDLPYRDVFLHYRYLHAPETRPALLGKLVTAKPQGWRRYFRPLTQLLP, encoded by the coding sequence ATGGACGGCATTTGTACCCTGGGCAACGATCGCGTCTACGACCAAATCGTGGCCCTGCTCAACAGCATCGAGGTCTTCGCCCCAGGGATGCCGGTGTGCATCTACCCCTACGACGAGCGGGTGGAGCGTTTAAGGGAACTGGTGCGATCGCGCCCCCGCCTCACCCTCTACGACGACACCGCCTCCATCCAGCGCTGGGATGCCTGGGTGGAGCAAATCTGGGCTACCCACCCCACCGCTCGGCAGCAGTGGGATGCGATCGGCAGCAAAGGCGTTCACCGCATGGGCACCCACCGCCGCTTCTGCGCCTTCGACGGCCCCTTCGATCGCTTCGTCTATATGGATGCTGACACGCTGCTGCTCAGCGATCCGGCCCCGGTGTTTAAGGCGCTAGATCAGTATGACTGGGTCACCTACGACTTTCAGCACAAAGACCTCAGCCACGTGTACGACACAAACTCTGGCTGGATGGAGCGGTTGTTTTCGGCGGAGCAGGTGCAGCGGCAGGCGTTTTGCTCGGGGTTTTATGCCAGCCGCCGAGGTCTATTCGATCCTGATCACGGCAAAGAGATTCTGAATTGGCTTCAGTCAGGTGAAGCAGCCGTTCTCTACCCCATGGCCCCAGACCAGACGATTCTCAACTACCTGGTGATGCGGCGCGGCGTCAACTCCTGCAACCTGGCCTTGACCTTGCCAACTGCCGAACGCACCGGCAATTCCGTCACCTCCAGCCACTTCACCGTTGAGCATCACCGGGTCTACGACAAGGGCGTGCCGCTGCTTTATCTACACTACATCGGCCTATCGTCCAAACTTTTTGCCCGCCTCTGCAACGGCGAGAATGTGGACTTGCCCTACCGCGATGTGTTTTTGCACTACCGCTATCTACACGCCCCTGAGACTCGCCCTGCCCTGCTGGGCAAACTAGTGACAGCCAAGCCCCAGGGCTGGCGAAGGTACTTCAGACCCTTAACTCAACTGCTCCCCTAG
- a CDS encoding SAM-dependent methyltransferase, producing MNKGVLTSPAEVVVKSPNQVFFCPEESQFYAQCLEKMVLSQSHTTDPIVEFGAGDGSPVIRALLNSSFEGVVQGFELNFEASQLAKLRIEQYGLGAYYQIHNACFFSNAPANARYLIANPPYLPAPDNQLYMPSLHGGDDGALVTKQLLAQGCEQVMLMISAYSNPVDTVDFALQQGYEVADFMVTPLKFGYYSCEPKVRDSIAKLKCKRQAFFSERIYFLAGVLFRQKSAATVCLSEEFLKVMTAL from the coding sequence ATGAACAAAGGCGTGTTGACCTCTCCTGCTGAGGTTGTGGTTAAGTCTCCCAATCAGGTATTTTTCTGCCCTGAAGAATCACAGTTTTATGCCCAGTGTCTAGAAAAAATGGTGCTAAGCCAGAGCCACACAACCGACCCAATCGTTGAATTTGGGGCCGGGGATGGTAGCCCAGTTATTCGGGCGCTGCTAAACAGCTCCTTTGAGGGCGTTGTTCAAGGGTTTGAGCTAAATTTTGAGGCATCCCAACTGGCAAAGCTCCGCATTGAGCAGTATGGCCTCGGTGCCTATTATCAAATCCACAACGCCTGCTTCTTTTCCAATGCCCCTGCCAACGCCCGGTATTTAATTGCAAATCCTCCTTATTTACCGGCTCCAGATAACCAGCTCTACATGCCCTCTCTCCACGGCGGCGACGATGGGGCACTGGTTACCAAGCAACTCCTGGCCCAGGGGTGTGAGCAGGTCATGCTGATGATCTCGGCTTACTCGAACCCGGTTGATACAGTTGACTTTGCCCTTCAGCAGGGGTATGAGGTAGCAGATTTTATGGTCACTCCTCTCAAATTTGGCTACTACAGCTGTGAACCCAAGGTCAGAGATTCGATCGCAAAGCTCAAATGCAAACGGCAGGCGTTTTTCTCAGAAAGAATTTACTTTCTAGCCGGAGTCCTGTTTCGCCAAAAGAGCGCTGCCACGGTGTGCCTATCCGAGGAGTTTCTCAAAGTGATGACGGCGCTGTAG
- a CDS encoding iron-containing redox enzyme family protein, with protein sequence MVATVNGFDLRKNIPDLPDSTAQHTDFAAAEEQFNHLLTLEGLDYQVNQSPQIVEDLEAAIAAAIPLAFGNSSEPGDEAAHLFLQRILYRINRLNLFWYDDLQHYKNERSLYLQWVRDRIELAWQQWELEQIDVESLRQQNVEQTLRAWYEADLNPPITENKHFLRETLDREGYRRLLAIASLDGLVEASRMSRILGGASNEVQATLIRVLLEEYGNGRLARKHSTFFAKMMADMELNTEPEGYFYLAPWQLLASINHNFLLTECKRYFLRYNGGLTYFEIVGPSIYTDYLLAAQRLNLSEASSGYWALHIREDERHGLWMLEDVALPLAEQYADQAWEILLGYAQEKFMGDRAGEAVIQQIQQAKTPLPAIAPV encoded by the coding sequence ATGGTTGCTACTGTAAACGGTTTCGATCTAAGAAAAAACATTCCCGATCTGCCTGACTCAACAGCTCAACATACTGACTTCGCCGCTGCAGAAGAGCAGTTTAATCATCTGCTAACCCTGGAAGGACTCGATTATCAGGTCAACCAATCTCCCCAGATAGTTGAGGATTTAGAAGCTGCGATCGCCGCCGCCATTCCCCTGGCCTTTGGCAATAGTTCCGAGCCTGGTGACGAGGCCGCCCATCTATTTTTGCAGCGGATTCTATACCGTATCAACCGCCTCAACCTCTTTTGGTACGACGACCTACAGCACTACAAGAACGAGCGATCGCTATACTTGCAGTGGGTGCGCGATCGGATTGAATTGGCCTGGCAACAGTGGGAACTAGAGCAGATCGATGTTGAATCCCTGCGGCAGCAGAATGTAGAGCAAACCCTGCGAGCCTGGTACGAAGCTGACCTCAATCCTCCCATTACCGAAAACAAGCACTTTCTGCGCGAAACCCTCGATCGCGAGGGCTACCGACGGCTGCTGGCAATTGCCTCCCTTGACGGGTTGGTGGAAGCCAGCCGCATGTCTCGCATTTTGGGTGGGGCCAGCAATGAAGTCCAGGCAACCCTGATTCGAGTGCTGCTAGAGGAATACGGCAATGGCCGTCTGGCCCGCAAACACTCGACCTTTTTCGCCAAAATGATGGCTGACATGGAACTCAATACCGAACCAGAGGGCTATTTTTATCTGGCACCCTGGCAGCTGCTTGCCAGCATTAACCACAACTTTTTGCTGACTGAGTGTAAGCGCTATTTTCTCCGCTACAACGGCGGGCTCACCTACTTTGAAATCGTTGGCCCCTCGATCTACACCGACTATCTGCTAGCGGCCCAGCGACTAAATTTAAGCGAAGCTTCGTCTGGCTATTGGGCCCTACACATTCGCGAAGACGAGCGCCACGGTCTGTGGATGCTGGAGGATGTTGCCCTGCCGCTAGCCGAACAGTACGCCGATCAAGCCTGGGAAATTTTGTTGGGATACGCCCAGGAAAAATTTATGGGAGACCGGGCTGGCGAAGCAGTAATTCAGCAGATTCAACAGGCCAAAACTCCCCTGCCTGCGATCGCCCCTGTGTAG
- the nfi gene encoding deoxyribonuclease V (cleaves DNA at apurinic or apyrimidinic sites), translating into MQIQFPERWPTTPAEAIALQQALAPQVVLQDRLPDPIRYVAGVDAGFEDEGQTTRAAVVVLSFPDLTPVDEVLVRRPTTFPYVPGLLSFREVPAVLEALAQLQTEPDVLLCDGQGIAHPRRLGIASHLGLLCDRPTVGVAKSRLVGTHAEVPPDKGTWVPLMDRGEQIGAVLRNRASTKPLYISPGHHTTLVTAIALVLQCTTKYRLPETTRYADRLASSGTARSALGEAQQGRLF; encoded by the coding sequence ATGCAGATTCAGTTTCCAGAGCGCTGGCCGACAACACCTGCGGAGGCGATCGCCCTTCAGCAAGCCCTCGCCCCCCAGGTTGTTCTTCAAGATCGCCTGCCCGACCCCATTCGCTATGTCGCCGGGGTGGATGCCGGGTTTGAGGACGAGGGCCAAACCACCCGCGCCGCCGTGGTGGTGCTGTCGTTTCCCGACCTGACCCCGGTGGATGAGGTGCTGGTGCGGCGGCCCACCACGTTTCCCTACGTGCCGGGGCTGCTGTCGTTTCGGGAGGTGCCTGCGGTGCTGGAAGCGCTGGCCCAGCTCCAGACCGAGCCGGATGTGCTGCTCTGCGATGGCCAGGGCATCGCGCACCCCCGGCGGCTGGGCATTGCGTCGCATTTGGGGCTGCTGTGCGATCGCCCCACGGTGGGCGTGGCCAAGTCGCGCCTGGTGGGCACCCACGCCGAAGTGCCACCCGACAAAGGCACCTGGGTACCGCTAATGGATCGAGGGGAGCAGATCGGGGCCGTTCTCCGCAACCGCGCCAGCACCAAACCGCTGTATATCTCCCCCGGCCACCACACGACGCTAGTAACTGCGATCGCCCTGGTGCTGCAATGCACCACAAAATACCGCCTGCCCGAAACCACCCGCTACGCCGATCGCCTGGCGTCGTCTGGCACAGCGCGATCGGCCCTAGGAGAAGCGCAGCAGGGCCGCCTATTTTAG
- a CDS encoding class I SAM-dependent methyltransferase, translating to MPHNVDLLKVLRDRIHQSPQGRIPFAEFMELALYHPQGGYYTTKDAILGFEGDFVTSAHLGHDFGELLAVQFAEMWEHLGRPQPFALVEMGAGQGLVAADVLGALQNHFPDCFAALSYQIVEKSDQLRAAQEQRLSSWAGRVTWLALEAIADDSITGCLFSNELVDALPVHQIVTTEAGLQEVYVTLSEAPNSPLQEVLAAPSSPQLADYFTFVGIDLADPQYAPGYRSEVHLAALGWMKTVAARLHRGYVLTIDYGYPASRYYSRGRSQGTLQCYYHHAHHDNPYSHLGHQDITAHVNFTALERQGAACGLETLGVTQQAMFLMALGLGDRLAALGQIQARDPATVNLAIQRRDRLHQLINPMGLGNFVVLVQGKGLTSAAKTLKGLTVPPLM from the coding sequence ATGCCCCACAACGTTGACCTGCTCAAAGTTTTGCGCGATCGCATCCACCAGTCTCCCCAGGGCCGCATTCCCTTTGCCGAGTTTATGGAGCTGGCGCTGTACCACCCCCAGGGCGGCTACTACACCACCAAGGACGCCATTCTGGGGTTTGAGGGCGATTTCGTCACCTCCGCCCACCTGGGCCACGACTTTGGCGAACTGCTGGCCGTGCAGTTTGCCGAAATGTGGGAGCATCTGGGCCGTCCCCAGCCCTTTGCGCTGGTGGAGATGGGGGCAGGCCAGGGGTTAGTTGCCGCCGACGTGCTGGGTGCGCTGCAAAACCACTTCCCCGACTGCTTTGCCGCCTTGAGCTACCAGATTGTCGAAAAGTCCGATCAACTGCGGGCCGCTCAGGAACAGCGACTCTCCTCCTGGGCCGGACGAGTTACCTGGCTAGCGCTAGAAGCTATTGCCGACGACAGCATCACCGGCTGCCTGTTCTCCAACGAGCTGGTGGATGCCCTGCCCGTGCATCAGATCGTCACCACCGAGGCAGGGCTTCAGGAGGTCTACGTCACCCTGAGCGAGGCTCCAAACTCACCGCTGCAAGAGGTGTTGGCGGCCCCCTCCAGCCCTCAATTGGCCGACTATTTCACCTTCGTCGGCATTGACCTGGCCGACCCCCAGTACGCCCCCGGCTACCGCAGCGAAGTTCACCTGGCCGCCCTGGGCTGGATGAAAACCGTCGCCGCCAGGCTGCACCGGGGCTACGTGCTCACCATCGACTACGGCTACCCCGCCAGCCGCTACTACAGTCGGGGGCGTTCCCAGGGCACGCTCCAGTGCTACTACCACCACGCCCACCACGACAACCCCTACAGCCACCTGGGCCACCAGGACATCACCGCCCACGTCAACTTCACCGCCCTGGAGCGCCAGGGAGCAGCCTGCGGGCTCGAAACCCTGGGAGTTACCCAGCAGGCCATGTTTTTGATGGCGCTGGGCCTGGGCGATCGCCTCGCTGCCCTGGGGCAGATCCAGGCCCGTGACCCCGCTACGGTCAACCTCGCCATTCAGCGGCGCGACAGACTTCACCAGCTGATCAACCCCATGGGCCTGGGGAATTTTGTGGTGCTGGTGCAGGGCAAGGGGCTAACCTCTGCGGCCAAAACGCTAAAAGGGCTGACGGTGCCGCCGCTAATGTAG
- a CDS encoding antitoxin family protein: MQQVVEAVYENGVLRPLATLKLSEGQEVQLIIRSVDELAPDEMLQLAAEVYEGLSETEIGDIEHIAFDRQHFFGEDRK; the protein is encoded by the coding sequence ATGCAACAAGTTGTAGAAGCAGTCTATGAGAATGGCGTGTTACGCCCATTGGCAACGCTCAAGCTATCTGAAGGGCAGGAAGTTCAGTTAATCATACGCTCAGTAGATGAACTTGCACCTGACGAAATGCTTCAGCTAGCAGCAGAAGTTTACGAAGGCCTCTCAGAAACAGAGATTGGCGATATTGAACACATTGCTTTCGACCGACAGCATTTTTTCGGTGAAGATAGAAAGTAA
- a CDS encoding NFACT RNA binding domain-containing protein, whose amino-acid sequence MQPVDFTTLMALCQSLEADWVPARCETVVQIDPTTLALALRTLDRRGWLTISWHPQAARLHLGDAPPKGQDTFTFSQQLKHQIGQLALVAIAPVAPWERAIDLQFGPRPGDPPQWHLYVEIMGKYSNVILANAQNQIVTAAHQVSDQQSRVRPIQTGDPYVLPPAIMNTLPSLKESQSSWQERVTLVPTTLKKMLMQSYGGLSSSLVRSLLAAARLTPDQTADSLTQTDWDRLFEVWQRWLTSLEKGDFYPGWAEGGYTVLDWEGVAPVADVHRLLNQYYGREIALQQFDRLKNQIQQRLRGVLDKLRQKASTFEQRLDQSAVADQYRQQADLLMTYSHQWQPGLTQLTVADFDSGAPVTLAIDPDKTAIQQAQRLYKQHQKLRRAKDAVAPLLAEVQGELAYLEQVEAALTQLPTYDEPADLEALIDIRNELIQQGYMTSPDYRPTDGQRPALKGQRRANDEGFRRLQTPDGLPVLVGRNNRQNDLLISTVATDYDLWFHTQEIPGSHVLLRLGAGQVPSDRDLAYVADLTAYFSRARQADQVPVIYTQPRHVYKPKGARPGMVIYKQETVIWGQPRRVEQQAKPLEPVEA is encoded by the coding sequence GTGCAGCCAGTTGACTTTACTACTCTGATGGCCCTGTGCCAGAGCCTTGAGGCCGACTGGGTGCCCGCTCGCTGCGAGACGGTGGTGCAGATCGACCCGACTACCCTGGCGCTGGCGCTGCGCACCCTCGATCGCCGCGGCTGGCTGACCATTTCGTGGCACCCCCAGGCGGCGCGGCTGCACCTGGGCGATGCCCCCCCTAAGGGGCAGGATACGTTTACCTTTAGCCAGCAGCTCAAGCACCAGATTGGCCAGCTGGCGCTGGTGGCGATCGCCCCGGTGGCCCCCTGGGAGCGGGCGATCGACTTGCAGTTTGGCCCCCGCCCCGGCGACCCGCCCCAGTGGCACCTGTACGTTGAGATCATGGGCAAGTACAGCAATGTGATTCTGGCCAATGCCCAAAACCAGATTGTTACGGCGGCTCACCAGGTGAGCGATCAACAGTCGCGGGTGCGGCCCATTCAAACCGGCGACCCCTATGTGCTGCCCCCGGCGATCATGAATACGCTGCCCAGCCTGAAGGAATCCCAGTCCTCATGGCAGGAGCGGGTGACGCTGGTGCCCACCACACTCAAAAAAATGCTGATGCAGAGCTACGGAGGCTTGAGTTCGTCGCTAGTGCGATCGCTGCTCGCCGCCGCCCGCTTAACCCCTGATCAAACCGCCGACAGCCTGACTCAGACCGACTGGGATCGCCTGTTTGAGGTCTGGCAGCGCTGGCTGACCAGTCTAGAGAAAGGGGATTTTTACCCCGGCTGGGCCGAGGGGGGCTACACGGTGCTCGATTGGGAAGGCGTGGCCCCGGTGGCGGATGTGCATAGGCTGCTCAACCAGTACTATGGCCGCGAGATTGCCCTGCAGCAGTTCGATCGCCTCAAAAATCAGATTCAGCAGCGGCTCAGGGGCGTGCTCGACAAGCTGCGGCAAAAAGCCAGCACCTTTGAGCAGCGCCTCGACCAGTCGGCGGTGGCCGACCAGTATCGCCAGCAGGCCGATTTACTGATGACCTACAGCCACCAGTGGCAGCCCGGCCTCACCCAGCTCACCGTGGCAGACTTTGACAGCGGAGCGCCCGTCACCCTTGCCATTGACCCTGACAAAACCGCGATTCAGCAGGCCCAGCGCCTCTACAAACAGCACCAAAAACTAAGGCGGGCAAAGGACGCGGTGGCCCCCCTGCTGGCCGAGGTGCAGGGTGAACTGGCCTACCTGGAGCAGGTAGAGGCGGCTCTGACGCAGCTACCCACCTACGACGAACCGGCGGATCTAGAGGCGCTGATCGACATCCGCAACGAGCTGATTCAGCAGGGTTATATGACCTCGCCCGACTACCGCCCGACCGATGGTCAAAGACCGGCCCTTAAGGGCCAACGCAGGGCCAACGACGAGGGTTTCCGTCGTCTGCAAACCCCCGACGGCCTGCCGGTGCTGGTGGGCCGCAACAACCGCCAAAACGATCTGCTGATATCGACGGTGGCCACCGACTACGACCTCTGGTTTCACACCCAGGAAATTCCCGGCAGCCACGTGCTGCTGCGGCTGGGGGCGGGGCAGGTGCCGAGCGATCGCGACCTGGCCTACGTCGCCGACCTGACCGCCTACTTTAGCCGCGCTCGCCAGGCCGACCAGGTGCCGGTGATCTACACCCAGCCCCGCCACGTGTACAAGCCCAAGGGCGCTCGCCCCGGTATGGTGATCTACAAACAGGAAACGGTGATTTGGGGCCAGCCCCGGCGGGTCGAGCAGCAGGCTAAACCGCTGGAGCCTGTAGAGGCATAG
- a CDS encoding type II toxin-antitoxin system VapC family toxin yields MLPALLDTDILSAIIRRDSLVVSKAQAYLSTYRKFTFSIITRYEILRGLKAKDAAKQLDAFERFCNVNDVITLSDEIAVKASDVYAFLKKRGELVGDADILIASTALVNGLLVVTNNTNHFRRMPNLLIQNWLQDEPI; encoded by the coding sequence ATGTTGCCTGCCCTTTTAGATACAGACATTCTCTCTGCCATCATTCGCCGAGATTCTCTTGTAGTTTCAAAAGCTCAAGCTTATTTATCAACTTACAGAAAATTTACTTTCTCTATAATCACAAGATATGAGATTCTTCGTGGTTTAAAGGCAAAAGATGCAGCCAAGCAGTTAGACGCTTTCGAACGCTTCTGTAATGTAAATGACGTTATCACTCTCTCAGATGAGATCGCCGTCAAAGCATCTGACGTGTATGCTTTTCTGAAAAAGCGAGGAGAGTTAGTCGGTGATGCAGACATCCTAATTGCTTCGACTGCACTTGTTAACGGACTTTTAGTGGTTACAAATAACACAAACCATTTTCGGCGTATGCCAAATCTTTTAATTCAAAATTGGCTTCAAGATGAGCCAATTTAG
- a CDS encoding thioredoxin domain-containing protein: MTNRLADSPSLYLRKHAENPIDWWPWCNEALERAKGDNKPIFLSIGYSSCHWCTVMEGEAFSDEAIAAYMNANFIPIKVDREERPDIDSIYMQALQMLTGQGGWPLNVVLHPETRVPFYGGTYFPVEQKYGRPGFMEVLTALRQFYDTEKERLAEITEAVMGNLHQGAQLPEALALPSADVLYAGLGTNAKILMPSGQGTCFPMIPYAAAVLGGLRLDLELDVAHICAQRGQAMALGGIFDHVGGGFHRYTVDPTWTVPHFEKMLYDNGLIVEFLADLWASGQREPAFARAIAHTHTWLLREMTAPGGEAGGYFYAAQDADSFVTANDAEPEEGAFYAWPYKTLASALPGEQLEAIAQAFAIAPEGNFEGQIVLQRTHLGPLSEEVEAALGQLFTLRYGTPAAELSTFLPAPDNRAAKTQTWPGRIPPVTDTKLIVAWNALMISGLARAAIALQKPDYLATAVAAAEYIRQHQWVGSQLHRLGYDGSPQVPAQAEDYALLIKAFLDLHQAHQALAIATETDWLTLAISTQQEFDHRLGSADQGGYRSAAGDEDLLVQERPYQDSATPAANGVAVANLVRLSLLTDDLAYLDRADRTLQALGPVMQQLPRACPSLFGGLNWFLHGTVVKTTAATISDLATGYWPTTVFAIDQNLPAGAVGMVCRGTKCLAVAKSLDQLRQQLS; the protein is encoded by the coding sequence ATGACCAATCGTCTGGCAGATTCGCCCAGTTTGTATCTGCGGAAGCACGCCGAAAACCCGATCGACTGGTGGCCCTGGTGCAACGAGGCACTGGAGCGGGCCAAAGGGGACAACAAGCCAATTTTTCTCTCCATTGGTTACTCCAGCTGCCACTGGTGCACGGTGATGGAGGGGGAGGCATTTTCGGATGAGGCGATCGCCGCCTATATGAATGCCAACTTCATTCCCATCAAGGTCGATCGCGAGGAGCGGCCCGACATTGACAGCATCTACATGCAGGCGCTGCAAATGCTGACCGGTCAGGGGGGCTGGCCGCTGAACGTGGTGCTGCACCCCGAGACGCGGGTACCTTTCTACGGCGGCACCTACTTCCCTGTGGAGCAAAAGTATGGGCGGCCTGGTTTCATGGAGGTGCTCACCGCCCTGCGCCAGTTCTACGACACCGAGAAGGAGCGGCTGGCCGAAATTACCGAGGCGGTGATGGGCAACCTGCACCAGGGGGCACAGCTGCCCGAGGCTCTGGCGCTGCCGTCGGCGGATGTGCTCTACGCCGGGCTGGGAACCAACGCCAAAATTTTGATGCCGTCGGGCCAGGGCACCTGCTTTCCGATGATTCCCTACGCGGCAGCGGTGCTGGGGGGGCTGCGGCTCGACCTGGAGCTGGACGTGGCCCACATCTGCGCTCAGCGGGGGCAAGCTATGGCCCTGGGCGGCATTTTTGACCACGTGGGCGGCGGCTTTCACCGCTACACCGTAGACCCCACCTGGACGGTGCCCCACTTTGAAAAAATGCTCTACGACAACGGGCTAATCGTGGAGTTTTTGGCCGATCTGTGGGCCAGCGGGCAGCGAGAGCCTGCCTTTGCGCGGGCGATCGCCCACACCCACACCTGGCTGTTGCGCGAGATGACTGCCCCCGGTGGCGAGGCTGGCGGCTACTTTTACGCCGCCCAGGATGCCGACAGCTTTGTCACCGCCAACGACGCCGAGCCCGAGGAAGGGGCCTTTTACGCCTGGCCCTACAAAACGCTGGCATCGGCGCTGCCGGGGGAGCAGCTGGAGGCGATCGCCCAGGCCTTCGCCATTGCCCCCGAGGGCAACTTTGAGGGGCAGATTGTGCTGCAACGAACGCACCTCGGCCCGCTCTCTGAGGAGGTGGAAGCGGCGCTGGGGCAGCTGTTTACCCTGCGCTACGGCACCCCGGCGGCAGAGCTGAGCACCTTTCTCCCCGCCCCCGACAACCGGGCCGCTAAAACCCAGACCTGGCCAGGGCGCATTCCCCCTGTGACCGACACCAAGCTGATTGTGGCCTGGAATGCGCTGATGATCTCGGGGCTGGCCAGGGCGGCGATCGCGCTGCAAAAACCCGACTATTTGGCCACCGCTGTCGCCGCCGCCGAGTACATCCGCCAGCACCAGTGGGTAGGCAGTCAGCTGCACCGCCTGGGCTACGACGGCAGCCCCCAAGTGCCGGCCCAGGCGGAAGACTATGCCCTGCTGATCAAAGCCTTCCTTGACCTGCACCAGGCCCACCAGGCCCTGGCGATCGCCACCGAAACCGACTGGCTAACGCTGGCGATCTCAACCCAGCAGGAGTTTGACCACCGCCTGGGGAGTGCTGACCAGGGCGGCTACAGAAGTGCGGCGGGGGACGAAGACTTGCTGGTGCAGGAGCGCCCCTACCAGGACAGCGCTACCCCAGCGGCCAACGGGGTGGCGGTGGCCAACCTGGTGCGCCTCTCACTGCTCACCGACGATCTGGCCTACCTCGATCGCGCCGATCGCACCCTGCAGGCCCTTGGCCCGGTGATGCAGCAACTTCCCCGCGCCTGCCCCAGCCTGTTTGGCGGCCTCAACTGGTTTCTCCACGGCACGGTGGTCAAAACCACGGCAGCCACCATCTCTGATCTGGCCACAGGCTATTGGCCGACGACCGTGTTTGCCATCGACCAGAATCTCCCGGCTGGAGCTGTAGGTATGGTTTGTCGCGGCACCAAGTGTCTGGCTGTGGCCAAGTCGCTTGACCAACTGCGCCAGCAGCTCAGCTAA